In Lathyrus oleraceus cultivar Zhongwan6 chromosome 2, CAAS_Psat_ZW6_1.0, whole genome shotgun sequence, the DNA window TAACTATattcttgtgtatttttcttcTTCATAGTCATTGCATAAATGTAAAAGAGATAATAATTTTATATATACCATCATACATTTTTTTAATCTATTTCTCTAGAAATGCAACAAACACTACTTTCACACATCAAAAGAATATGAATTAAATATAAAAGTTCAAATCAATTACTCTTTTAACAACATACTTTAAGAATAAAATTGAAACAATGAAAAGGTCATTTAAAATCCATTTTTTCATTTATATATTGTTATAAAATAGATACTTTTATGTTACTCCTCCCCTTAAATCTTCTCATATCCGTCTGTTTAATTTGATATCGTGCTAACATGTTTAAAGATTTATCTCAATTGCATGATAATATTCTAGATATAAACAAAATTTatttatgtaaaaaaaaattattcacATAATATCATGTTTAAATATTGACAGTTATGTATTTAAGTGGAAATTCAACTTTTAATCATTGCAAAAATGTATAGTCGTAAACAAAAGTATTATTCATGAAATGTCTTATTTTGCATTTTTTTCCCTTCAAACACGGCATAAATGTAAAAGAGAGAataattttatatatattatgtcatacatgtttgatatctctctctctctctttctctctctctctcacacacacaaAACATCCTTGTGTTTGTATGTTTACTTTTTTATTTCGTCAATGTGTCTACAAAATTTTCTCCATTATGTGATAATTTCTTTATATatgtattattattttttaaataaaatatttttcaaatcatATCATTAAAAAATATGAGTCATGAATATAGTGAAAACTTCAGGTTTTGGAAACCTGACAATTTCATAATGCAGAATATTTATATCAAATGCATTTTATCAGGTTGCACATTAAATATAACCATAATTTATATCAAATGCATTTTAACAGGCTGCAAATTAACATAACCATATTTTACATATTTTGAACCATACGAACCGATAATGCATTATTCATATAGTTAATCATAACTTAATCATATTTTAGACCATATTAACATAATTGtatttgaaatttaaaaaaatattatatttgcAAATTTGACATAACTTTTAAGGATATTTCACATAACCATATTTGCAAGTTTGACATAAATTATTTGCGTATTTAACAAAAATATATTTGCAAATTTAACATAATCATATTTTTTAAGTTTGACATAACTTGTTTGCATATTTTAACATAACCATATTTGCTATTTTATCAGAATCATATTTGTAGTCTACATATAATATGTTTTAATTTTTAGAAaaaccatatatatatatatatatatatatatatatatatatatatatatatatatatatatatatatatatataatatatatatatatatatatatatatatatatatatatatatatatatatatatatgacacAACCGGTTTTCATTCACTActacaaataaaatattttatgACAAAACTTTCACCTTATCCAACAAAAAATTGAGGTATAAATACTAGGTGGgccatattttattttattttaaaaatacaTTATATTTTCTCAGTTAACATACATAACTGAGGTAAAAACTAACTAAGGGATACGCTTCGAGTCCCATTATCCGCagtttatatttttatttcttttgtaatgaacaaaatattttttgaCTCTTGCAATCCGTCTCATATAATAGTGTTTTTGTTGTTGATTCCACTTCGTGCATCTATTTTTGTATTTGAGAATAGATTAACTATATGTTGTCATCAAGGCAAAAATTCAATGATTTAGTCTTTCCATGACTGACAATATTGAGAAATCTATTCCTAATCATACTAAGAAGATATTGTAACTCAAAAAGGaaatggtgaatggtaaaaaTCTGTGAGTTATATTCCCTGAAGTTTTGTTTATAAATGAATATTTTCTATCCATTTATAATGTATCTACCCTCAAGACATTGCCGACACAATAATCTACAAGAAATATGAGTGATCCATGTGAAACCCTCACGCCAGCCAATCAGAACGCGAACACCATAATTTTGTATCTTTGATGTTACATTGTGAAAGACAAACATTAACAATGAAAGCATTTAGATTGAAAATTGTGAAATTACAGAAACATAGAAATAATTTCTAAAATGGATTGCAAGACCAGAAAAAAAGTTTTGGTTTAAGGTTGGTATTCTTAACATAATATCTTGTCTTGTAACATGATAACTTATTGGAAAAAATACTATTTTTGGTCCTTTAACTTTACCTCAGGATCCATTTTGGTCCCTCAATTTTAAAAGAGGCCAAGTTGATCCTTTAATTGTTCACATAGCACCATATTAGTCCTTTCTGTTTTCCCCGTTAGTCAAAGTCAATTTTAGTGTACACATAACACATATGTATCGCCGAGGTAGATCACAAGCTACCTTAAAAAAGAAACTTAAAGGTTTAGTTCATAAAACACATGCAGAGCAATTGAGAAAGGATCCCCAACTGAGTAATTGATGGGGGAATCAGTTGCGATTTGTGAAAGGAGGAGAGTAGGTGAAGTCGAAACCTTGTTTGAAGGTGAAATCGAAGACCACATTATTGAATAAAAGTTTATTTCACAAAATCTTTCTGAAATTTTAAAATGTTGTAGGTTTAGATTTAGGTTTATGGTTTCTGCAACCTTTCTGAAATCTATTTGTTTCTGCAACTCTATTTTAGGGTATAGTTTGAAATGGATGAATATTTAAATCTAAAAATCCATCGCAATGATGAATTCATGGATAAGGAATTTAGTGTGTACGAAGGAGGAGAAGTTGTTAATTTGAAAGTAGAGGTTTACAGGTGGAGTTGTTTTAATTTGTTAGGTTATATTGCCATAGAGAAAATATATTACAGGGATCCCCCATGAATGTGTTGGTAGATGACAAACATGTCTTTCAGATTGTTGTTCTTTATAGGATGCATCTAAGTGTTGATATCTATATTCAACATATTTTGTCTCAGCTTGAGTATTATGATGGTCCCCTTGATGAAATAGAAGTAAATCATGATGACATTGTAGATGGGAGTGAATAAGTGCTTGCTGGAATGTATGAAGAAGTAATTAATGGGGAGTTGAAGGGTGGGGAGTTGAAGGAAGTTGAGATGAAGGAAAGTGAGTAAAATGAAACTGAGATGAAGAAAAGTAAGGTAAATGAAACCGAGTTGAAGGAAAGTGAGACAGATGAAGATGAGTTGAATGAAAGTGAGGCAAATAAAACTGAGGAAAATCATGATAATGTGCATGGGGGTGGTGAGGTGCATGATGATGTTAGTTCTAATGACACTAAGGATGAGAACTATAATTATGATAGTGCTTTGGAGATAACATTTAATGATGAATTTTATGAGTATGATGATGAATtggttgaagaagatgaaatggatAATATAATTGACTATGTACATGAAGACGATCAAGAGGGAAACAACAAAAACGAGAAAGAAAAGTGGGAAGAAAACAAGGAAGAATTTAAAGGGAGTGATAATGAGAGTGACGATCTAGAAAGTGGATGTGAGAGTGATGATAGTAATGGAGCTAGGAAAAATAAGTACCCTATGTTCAAGTAACAAAAAGACATGTCCAATTACAAATGGGAGGTGGGAATTTATTTTAGTACCAATGTGAATTTAAAGAAGCAATAACCTTATATGCAGTCCAATATGGTAGAAGCTTGAAGTTAACTAAGAATGACAAGATAAGGGTAAAGGTTAGATGCAAAGATGGATGTTAGTGGGAAGCGTATTGTGCTAAGTTTCCTAAAGAGGATTTTTGACAACTAAGGAAGGTAGTTGACATCTATAGTTGTAGTAGAGATTATAATATAAAGATGATGAGCACTAAATGGTTGAGCAAAATGATTCAAAATTCCTTGAAAAACAATCCTAGGATGAAGATTAAGGATGTAAaggaaaatgaaaaaaaaaagtggAATGTAAGGGTCAACAAGACTAAGGCCATAAGATATAGATTTGCGGATAGAGACATGGTTGATGGTTCTTTCCTATTGGATTACACTAGAATTTATGACTACTTCCATGAGATATTAAGAATAAACTCAAGGTTAACAATAAAACTAAATGTTCAACCTGTTCAATAAGGAATTGATGATCAAAGACCCTATTTCATAAGGTTATACATATGCTATGAAGCATGTAAGGAGTGCTTCGAGTTATGTAGACATTTCATAGGCCTTGATGATTGATTTTATAAAGGTCTTTATGGAGGGAAAATCCTGACAACCATAGGTAGATATCCCAATTATCAAATGCTACCAATAGCTTTTGTAATAGTGGACAATGAAAATAAGGATAGTTGGACATGGGTTTGGAGCTACTTATTGACGACCTTGGAGGTAGAAATGAGTGTCTCACATACACATTCATTTCTGATCAACAAAGGTATGTTATATTTTTGATGACATTATGTTGTTATAATTAAGTTAGAATTATCTGTTTGTTGTCTGTTGAACTTAGTTTAATTTATAATTTAGTTTAAGTTTGAACTTGTGTCCTTATGTAGTGTGTTTTGGATATGTAATGCGTTTTGAGCCTATGTTGTTATGCATAATATATTATGTATTTCAAGCCTATGTTGCAATTCCTAATATTAGTGATATACACCACATATTAGTAATGCATTTTGGTATAAATCAATTGTGCCTTATTTTCTCTATTTTGGTATAAAGTATTTTGGTTTAAACCATAAACTGTGTTGGTTTTATGTCTCAACAATGCCTTTTTTTCTCAGTTTTGGTATAATGTGTTTTGATTTAAACCACAAAATGTGTTGGTTTTATGTCTAACTGATATAAAGAAATGGTTATGTTTTATGCCACTAATAAAAGTTATGATTTATGCCACTAATAACATTATGTGTCAACTGATAAACTGATGTAAACCATTCAAACTGATGTAAGCCTTTCAGCTGATGCAAATAGATCTATCATAACACAATTACATTAAATGTTCTTACAAGCTGGAAACAAATTATATGATACACTTATGCCATTCAAACTGATATAAACAGATTGAAATTGATACACTTATTGCAACATCCTAAATACCAACACAcataaaacaataaaaaacatgCTCTAATTTTTTTCGCATTTCACCATCTTTATTTGAATTTGTAGTTCTCTCAACTATTGCTTCAGTTCCTCATTTGTAGCCCTAAGACTTTCAACCTCCATTTTTTGCATCAACTTCTTTTGCTAGCTTCTCCAACCTACTATTTTGCTTCTTTAAGAATCAGTCCTTCTCATCTACCACATCCTCATAGAACCAATAAAAAAATCCACAATAATCTTGAGTAGAACCTTGTGTAaatgaaaaattaattatattataaCACAATGCAAAGAAGAAAATTTTCAATTTCGTTCTTAACAACATACAGACCTTCATAACTAGGAGTCCACTTGTCCATAGAATCAGTGTTGAatgacaagatcttcttgagcatgaggtctCCTTCTCTACACGATGTATAACCTTattatcaaatgctttcttcattatcttttgaTATAATTGGCCATGATACAAATTTGTCatcctcttctcttcaatcaaattcaattgatcaaatctgctttgacaccattcagcctcagacaatttggcttccatcaagactcgcatttatgggatctcaacctctacgaggagAACTGCTTCCGTTCCATACACAAtagagaaaggggtttcccctgttgaatTATAGAcgaatgtacgatacccatgcaaagcaaaaggaagcatctcatgccaatccttatatgtcacaaccattttttggataatcttctaaatattcttatttgcagctttaacaaccccaatcatcttaggtatgtaaggagaagaattatgatgttcaatcttgaaatcgTCACAAAgctatttcatcatcttattattcaagttcgacccattatcaatgatgatcttacttggaacaccatataaaaaaataatatgattcttgataaatttgaCCACAACCTGCTTGGCCACATTAGCACAATATGTTTCTTCAACCCATTTGTTGAAGTAATCAATGGACACtagaatgaaatgatgtccgttcgaagctttgggttcaatcatacctatcatgtcaattccccacatagagaaaggccacAGGGACGAAATAATATTGAGAAGCGTTagaggcacatgaatcttatcaacataaatttgaaaCTTATGGCACTTCTTCATATATTTAgaacaatcagattccattgtcagccaatagtaaccttcccttaacatctttttagctattgcatgtccattggcatgagtaccaaaggatctttcatgaacttcttgcattaacatgtgtgcttcgtgtctatccacgcatctgagcaagaccatgtcaaaattcctcttatacaacacatctTCATTCATAAAGAAATTCCCATCCAATCTTCTTAAAGTCTCATTATCTTTGTTGGATGCCTCAAACGGGTACTcttgactttggaggaaacacttgatatcatgatatCAAGGCTTATCATCTATgacttcttctactgcaaatatgtgagcaggcctatcaaggcgcatcaTTCTGATATTGGGCGTTTCATTCCAATgatttactttatacatagaagAAAAAGTATCCAGAGCATCTTCCATCTGATTCTCTTTAtgaggtatatgatgaaactcaaccttgttgaagaaagtcaataacttacttgcataatctttgtaaggaatcaagCCAAGATGACGAGTTTTCCATTCTCTTTTAATTTGATTAACCACTaaggttgaatctccatatacatcaagaATCTTGATTCTAAAATCAttggcttcttcaagacccatgatacaagcttcatattcaaGACCCAAGAATCTTGATTCTCAAATCAttggcttcttcaagacccattAATCTTGCATTTAAAGGGATATGAGAACTCTGAGGAGTAATAATGATGGCCCCAATtattaccataagcattaacacctccatcaaacactaaaccccacCGGGATCCAAGCTTTggtccttcttcaagcaatggttcatcataatctttagCTTTTAAGTATATAACATCTTCATCCGGGAAGTCAAACTTGGtggattgataatcatcaatcggctggtaagccaaatgatctgcaagaatacttcctttaatcGCCTTCTGAGTACGGTACTCAATGTCATAttcagacaataacatctgccaacgagaaaCCCTCCtagtcaaagcaggcttttcaaaaacatacttgattgaatccattttggatatcaaccaagtgatatgattaatcatatactggcgtagacgTTTGGCAACCCAAGGTAAAGCAtaataagtcttctcaagcatggagtaccgagactcacaatctacaaacttcttactcagatagtagatggcatcctcctttctaccagtttcatcttgttgtccaagtacacaacccatggactcttctaacacagttaaatacatgatcaatggtcttccttccactggagGAGACAAAATAtgaggttcaagcagatactctttgatgttgtcaaaaactttctggcagtcttctgtccaaacacaatCTTGATCTTTATAGAGAAGCTTGAAGATTGGCCCACGTGTGGTAGTCATCtgagatataaacctagagatgTAATTCAAGTGCCTTAGGATTCCTTTCAATTGCTTTTTTGTCTTTGGTGTAGGCATACCTTGAATAGCTCTGACTttatcaggatctacttcaatacatttttggctgacaatgaaaCTCAATAACTTTCTTAAACTGACACCAAAAGTACAGTTATTAGGATTCAAGAAAAGTTTAAACTTTCTGAAACGCTGAAACAACTTCAATAAATACTCAACATTATCTTATTCAGTcttcgacttagcaatcatatcatcgacatagacttctatctctttgtgcatcatgtcatggaaaagagtagtcatggcactctggtatgttgcaccagcattctttaaaccgaaaggcatcactctatagcagaatgttccccagggtgtaataaatgttgtCTTTCCCATGTCATCGGGTTCCActttgatctgattataactggagaaaccatccataaaggagaaggcattgaacttagttgtattatctaccatCATGtttgtaatcaacacacatttgacttttccatccttctttggaacatgcacaatgttggccacccattgaggatactcatAAGTAACAAGGAAGCCAACATTAATCTACTTCTGAACCTCCCATTTGATCTTAACAACCATACCGagatgagttcttctcaacttctttttaactggcggacattctggcttcaatggtaatctatgctccacaatattaGTATTAAGACTTGccatatcttgataagaccaagcaaacacatccacatattctctAAGAAGATCTACCGTCCTCTTCTTAATGTCTGGACAAAGCAATGCCCCAATCCTGACTTCTTTCTTGCTATCTTTAGAACCCAAATTAATAACTTCCAACGGTTCTTTATGAGGCTGAATGGTCTtctcgtgctcaagcaaacaggaaatctcatcaggaatctcttcaacatcctCTTGTTCCATTTCGAACACAGGGAATTCAATGTTGGGATATGGCATAGggtcattattttcaatgggtttaacaatcaatctgcacaatgattttatgcttgattttagaatatgcAAAAATAAGCGCACATTATGATACATGCataaaaagtgattattatcTTGGGTTTTTTATGTTACCATATTTTTTTCTAGAAAAAGTAAAAAGagaaaacataatatggataaacaaaataatattttattaatgatgataaaaTCTGAAACAAAGCCCGCATAGATTCACTATCACCTTGGGCATAGTGAAAGgattatttttttgaaaataacaaataaatatatTACTTTGACAAGTGAATAACATAgggaacatcaacaacaatccaattcTGGCACATCAATTTGTGCGTCACAAAGTTTGGTGCTTCATGTTCTTGATCATCTTCAGGATCACGACAACAGACAGATCTTTGGAGTGGATGAAAACATCATTGTGAAAAACTTCTTGAGTTCTCTTCAAATCTCTTCCAACTATGTTCTTGTTCTCAGTGAGTTCAAGAACTTGCCCCCATCTAGCAGATTTACCATTCTCCACTACTTGTTGTGCGTCTATCAAAGAAGTCATGAATGACTCATTCTTCTTAACAGTATTATTATCAACAGAAAGAGCTTGGAATAGATTTCCCACGACTTCTTCAGAATCAATGTATGAAACTAAAGAGATATGACTCACCAATATGGCTTTCTCGCCACCCACAATCACTAACTTCAAATTCTTCATAAACTTTaacttctgatggagagttgacgtCACTGCCCCATCTTCTTGAATCCATGGATGACCCAAGAGACAAATATAGGCGggatggatatccatcacttgaaaagtaatttggaatAAGCACGAACCTATCTTTATCaggagatcaacttccccaatcacagtcttcctcgagccatcaaaggctttcaCAATAATCCCACTAAACCTCATCGGAGCACCTTGATAGGAGAGCTTGGACATAGTTGACTTGGGCATAACATTTAGAGAAGATCTAGTGTCTACCAGCATATTGGacagagcatcttcttggcaattcatagagatgtgtaaagaCAAATTATGATTTCTCCCTTTTCTTGGGAATTCTTCTTTActgaagctcaaattgttacatTCGGTAATGTTGGCCACAATGCCATCAAACTAGCCAATTTTCATGCCATGATCCATATAGGCCTGTTCCAAGACCTTCTGCAAAGCCTCCCAATGAGCTTTCGAATTCATCAGTAGAGATAAGACATATATTTTGGACGGGGTATGCAATAGTTGatccaccatattgaattcactcCTCTTAATCAACTTTAACACTTCATCTTGACCAAACTTCTGGTCCACACCACTAGACTGGCCAGATTGCATAACATgagtgtaataccccaaaatttacccttcatttttcctggaagcatgggattatgttttacacttcattagcatcatattaggtcatactcattgcatactgcattagtgacatggagatcaggttttgatcgatcactccttaacagaaggagcccacacaaagcaagattgagaattggacttcattttctaagtatacaagtctcaagggtctcaggggggtccaagtatcttattatggtcctcagttcatcagtgaaggattcaaagttatcagagtgttcatctggatttaatcagaaactagggtttcatggctacctgcaataggcaatgtttggttggaagtagaggagctcatccatgtcatgattagagaggcatctcggcctaggaagattcacaattatctcagaaagatccattggcaatcagtgcaatcagttccgGATCATTTTtccctaaaactagggtttgatataaaatcagtttatttctaattctttgggtgaaactctttcccatggccctccatatgtccataagggtctacatacaaaacatcagctctttatttgagccagaagtacttcaattgatcactagaatcgggaatcagacagtttgggaaaagtcaactgtggggccagaaaagtcaactcctgacattttgagagtggaatctcaaaatccatgcctaggggagcctacatgtgaaatttgatcaaggttggatcatggattcatcatttaatcaggaattggaaaagttacttaattttgaaatgg includes these proteins:
- the LOC127122497 gene encoding uncharacterized protein LOC127122497; its protein translation is MKKSKVNETELKESETDEDELNESEANKTEENHDNVHGGGEVHDDVSSNDTKDENYNYDSALEITFNDEFYEYDDELVEEDEMDNIIDYVHEDDQEGNNKNEKEKWEENKEEFKGSDNESDDLESGCESDDSNGARKNKYPMFK